AGTTGCTCCAACGTCTGATGTCCGAGAGTAAAGTTGCCAGTGAAGAAGCCAACGGACTgatcgttttttgttttttttatcagattaattttcaaaaaacaccatatttttgttgtactgcacattgctgcagctcctcttttcaccctgtgttgttgagctctctctctctttaagctacagagtgagacatctcacttctgttccatctttgttgggagtcacacatgtgcagtactAGTAAGGACTAGTGACTACTACccagtcagttgcagagcatgagggcatgccacgctagcagctaggcgagcattataatgtgttacaaagtgacccaggtttgtctctgaagtaaaggctggactacaatagagcagtttggaccagtttgtgaacagtgttttatgttggagatggtaagtcccttaggggtggactttgggctttttcactttgttaacCTATTACATGCGCAAAAacgatatataacacaataaaagaaagggaaaaagccaaaaagcataatatgagcactttaagggaCCTCATCACTTTTCTTTCTACAAGTAAAATGTTCAGTGTCCTTCATTTCTTTCTTCCAGGTGGGAGACTCGTggaggccaaaggtttggaagAAGTCAAACTTTGAAGGCTAGCTGATGGAGGTGGCAGACAACATGGCTGTCTTCCACGAGCGCTGGCACAGCCGAGAAGTCCACTCCTGCAAAGTGTTCAAAGGCGCCTGCATCTTCTATGAGCATCCCAACTACAGGGGGCACCAGTACCTGCTGGAGACGGGTGAGTATATAGACGGTACTCtgagtgggggtggggggggggtttcgtGCAGCACACTTTTGGATCCATCCGCCAGGTTAACAAAAAGTAgctatgtcatttttttttaaagtgtaaaaagGCTGCatgtacattttgaaaaataaagtcaTGCTACAAAATGATACACTCTTGCTTATTATTTATTTCCCAGCTTCATCTTATATGCTAGAAATGTGTAAACATAATTGATGTCACATATGAAATGGCGCATCTCTCTGCTTCTAAAGAACAAAAAAGTATCTACACTGTATTGATCTGgagatattaataataataataataataataataataaattgaatttatatagcgcttttcatggactcaaagtcgcttaaattgaatatgaaataaaaaaaaagtgaagtttGATGTTGTATACAACAGCGTTTTAGACATGTTCCATTCTTCAAAcacacaattatttattttgccaCTCAAATATTGACATATTTACATAATGCTAACTTGggtgtttaatttattttactatATAACTTTAAATAGATGTTTGATAAGCTGCGGTGATTACACAGTAAAGTCAGTTTGTTTGTAGCTAAGCATActtcaaaatgtataaaaatacaaattatttaGGTAGAAACAAAGGTTTTCGAAATTAAGCAAACATTTTACGGCCATAAAATACTGTAGAAACAAACTAGTCACAGAATATGCTtcaatattgtatttttaaaatgcaataTTTTCACGTCAATGTATGTATTTGCTCCTTACTGCTCATATACTGTACGTTTTGTAGACTGGGGATAGGAAATGGTAATTGTCAGTGAGTTAAGTATATGCAATATAAACTATGTAATATGAGTGAACATAAACAAGTATTTAATATGTAAAACAATATTACAGCATGAAATAGTAAAACACTGTGACAGCATTCTGCACAGGAGCAATCAAACAGACGCCATGTACTTTAAAACTAGTGCAGCATCAGCTAATGTGCCGAAGTTAATGGAGAGCTCATTTGAATGACAATACTTCTCCTGGCAGTGCATTTCATCAGCCTTTATATGAAAGTGGACCAGCAGTAATGCAGTGTGAATGAGGGGCTTTGATTTGATAGGGTGAGGAGAGACATAAGGTGACTATGGAGCACACAGGGAAGGTGAGTACTGTAACTGTACTGTAACAATATTACATGATGCACCTCATGCTAATTGCTGAAAGGTAGTACATATCATTCAAATAGCTCAGCTTTAGTGTTATTTCTACGAGTGGATGCTCTAACACAGATTCCTGTGTGCAGATCTTCTTTTATGAGGAAAAGAACTTCAAGGGTCATCACTATGAATGCAGCGGTGACTGTCATGAACTCAGCACTCACTTCCAGCGCTGTAACTCCATCCGGGTGGAGAGCGGGGCTTGGGTCATTTATGAGAGACCCCAATACAAGGGCTACCAGTATGTCCTCAACAGAGGGGAGTACCCCAGCTACCAGAGCTGGAGCGGCTTCAATGACACCATCCGCTCCTGTCGGCTTATCAGACATGTAAGTAATGGAAAACAGCTTTTGAGCCAAGGCTAGAAATGTTTGTATCACTTTTGAACCTACAAGATAGttgaatttaaatgtttttttcagaccAAGCATGCAGCTGGTTTTTACATCAGTTTCTTTATATCCAATGTGCTGATATTCTGGGTGTCCTGGTTCCAGTTATGTTCTTGTTTCACCCACTTATAGCAATGCAACTGTGTGGGCAATACCATTATACTTACATTACATAATATGGTGCTGTATTTATCAAATCCTATACTGTAACAAAACATCCCAGTTTTATTCTAGTAGTGTAGTAGAACTTGGCTTTTCAGTGGATTTGGATTTGCGGCTTGTGCACATATTtggcatatattttttttaaattgcaattTCACATCTCTAAAAAAGCTAgagcaaataataaataaatgacactcAAAAAGcctaaagacaaaacttgctaaagaagtcctccgtggaccaactacaatcattagatctgacaaaagtaatttagttagttttgatgctcacattgatttttcattcattcggCTTAGGGGGTGCCCAAAACGGCTTGGGTTCTATGCCTAAGCCTTATTATGGTAGGAAAAACCCTGGCTTAATGATACAAGAATATTGCAAAATGTGCAATTTACTACACAAGGCTGTCTGTatgaatataaaatacatatttactAATGACCCATGGaaagttaaaggaatagttcaacatctaggaaaatacacttatttgctttcttactGAGAGTTAGGTACAAGATTAATAACACTCTCATAtatgtctgttaaatatgaagccacagccatgagatggttagcttagcttagcacaaagactggagaCAGGGCTAAACAGCTATAGACTGGCACTTTCCAAAGGTCAAAAACCTGTCCACCAGCacatctaaagctcactaattagcATGTTATGCTTGTTTAATGTTCAAGCTTTCTAGCATGCACAAGATCCGCATCTACGAACGTCCAGACTTCAGCGGCCAGATGTTCGAGCTGAGCGAGGACCTGCCCAACCTGCTGGACCACTGGCGCTATCGTGACATTCACTCGGCTCACGTCCAGGACGGTTGCTGGGTTTTCTATGAGCATCCAAACTACAGGGGGCGCCAGTACCTGCTGGAGAAGGGCGAATACAGACGGTACCCAGACTGGGGGGCCCAGCATCCATCTGTGGGCTCCATTAGACGTGTTGTGGACATATCTTAAACCTTCCTGTTTCTCACCTTCCTCCACCCATTACCCTGACTGACATTACTCACCTGCAAATAAAAGCACACAAACTGCAGTCGAACGGATGGGAGTGATTTTCTTTGttgtgattaaaaaataaaatcgtaCGTAAAAAACGAAACTGCGCAAAGAGAGAACAGGTTACATTTTAAACTACACAAAGAGAGAACAAGTTACAttttacaatacatttttgaaCATGCAcgtaacagcgtaactatagaGTCCATCCTCTGGGGAGCATTACATTTCATGACAAATGTTTATATTCCTTGATTTAAAGTAGAAACTTGGCCTGCTTTTGGTGTTATGGACGAAAGATCAGGGAGTAACCAAAAACAATCTGATCCATCTTCTGGGGGACATGAATATTGACTCCATATTTCATGGAAATGATGATTATCTTATCATTTGCACTAGGCTGGCTGTGTGTTGGATGCTGGTAGCTCTATTAGCTGAGCAGTGGGTGCTAACATCTGGTGGCTAATGAGCCACCCGGCTGCAAAAGCCCACACTGATGATTCAAGAGTATTCACCAACAGGGACCCGTGGTATGTAAGCACCCATTGTTCTTTAGATGGCAGCCTGTGCCAGAGAACAATACAGCAGAAATCCACCAGCCAGCTGGTgcacagacacaacaacaacaaaaagatacAGTGTGTTGGAAACAAGCCACTTTCGGACAGATAATGCCACCTGCTGCACTTGCTTTGTCTTTTTAGCGCTAGGTCTTTAAGTCAATTTCTTCAATGGATTGTTTGacctttattttgtaaaagtgCTGCAGAGCATCTGGAATAAACTCCATTTAGCAACTCATTAACATTTACAACTTAAGACTTGATTGATTGCTGTAGAAAAAATGCCTTTATTGATGtgttaacatttttaattacaGAAACTAACTTTTGCTGTTGGCTTATCAGAATGTGAGAAACATGTGACCCCAATTAATACTTATCAAGAATCATAACGGAAGACTAGATGGCTTAGTAAAAAGTGACAGTGGTGGAAGACTTATTCAGATCCTTtgattaagtaaaagtataaatactGCAATATaaaaatttggagaaaaaaaaagttaaagtcctgcattgaaaatagcAAACAATAGTTGTAATATCAAGAGTGAATTACCTCATAATCAGAAAAATGGTCCATATGagtgttatatattatattattgggtTAATATTACGGCTATATTAACGTGTAAATTAATGAGTACAGTTAGTCGTCTTACCATCAGATTGCAGGATGCAGGCTTACAGTAAGAGCCACCTAGTGGTGCTAGAGCTTCATTACACAGGACAGAGCTTTCATGACAATCTGGACTCTGTGTGGGAGCTCAttagggaaataaataaatagatataaaGTTGgggacaaacaacaacaacaaaaaagcttCACCGTAATAAGTCAACATTATTCATTATGATATCATTTAACAGTAGCTATGTAACTTAAATCAATCATAGCATGTATTACTTAAGTCTTTGTAAGTCAAAATCTGTTCTAAAAAGTCCTGATATTTAGAGCTAGTCAAAAACTGTTTAAGAGTTATAATATTTAGAATTAGGAGATGCTAACTTGTAATTATGACTCAAAGCTTTAAAATATTATGGCATCACCGTATCCCatttggttttctttttcttcttctctctcaccACTTGTTTGCACCACTTTGCATCATTGTTGTCTAAAACcttaatgaattgcaataatATGTATTTTCAGAAGACAAGAAAAGATAATGCATTACATGTATTAAATGTTATTAATGTAAAGCATGAAGAGGAAAACGGACCGGAGACAAAGCTTGGATATGGCGGCAAAGAATTGGGTAAAGATAGAAGATTAGAGAATAGAATATGCAGTGACAAGATTCATTCTGAAGGAAACGATCAACAGTCATGTAAACACCAACGAGCAACTTTTGTTCCTCCTCTCATACGGAGTTCGAAGGCCTGTTCATCAGAACGGGCCTTCGAACTCCGCACATGTCGGGGGTGCCAGCAGCTCCCAGTCGACATGGCCGTGTATTTCCATTACCGTTGGACACTGCATGCAAGAGTTAGACTTAATTCCCTCCACAGAGTGCAAAGCGTTGGAAATTACATATTTCAAACTGTGCGCCACCTCCTGTGTCCACTCTGTGGATCTAGAGAACACACTATACGTCATGTTGATGTATATCGTATTGTTGTGTAAAACCTTAATGAATTGCAAAAGTATGTATTTCCAGAAGACAAAAAAGATTATACATTAGTATTCAGCATTACTTCCTTCCtttgcatacctgtcaagttttggatttgaaaataagggaaattttccggtgcccaccgcgagcagtcccacccccccaaccaagctccagtatcccttacattttaagacaggtgtacaagaaagctaaaatcaccacttggtgcagaatgctgaaaacatttacaatttataacattgcttgtctttacatttacattttattttcattccacacattcttttcatttcatattgcttttctttactcttttagtgagttattgtacaaatttgttgcagactttgcattctttaagactgttttggaaggagtgtaggcctatttgtgggcagggccagagtggttcattttacatgagagtagagcgcagacagttctgttgtctaacgtcttcctattctctggaacaatctttcgtaccatgctaaacaccctttctcaacttgcattgctatggggaatgcatagtaaagccttcataagttttggcagcgcaccgtctctgtcgtagtgtccatcatcatctgacctcacactctaacctcgcgacaactggcacctacagtacctgtagtaggctgctgcaggtggcagttatcgcgaggctagtgacagagctcagattgggaatgtttttgttgttttttactccgctcgggcccggggtattattattttttaataacgcaggttaaaatacgggagatttacgggaaaatactaatacgggaggaaagaaaggtaaaatacgggactttcccggccaaaacgggatacttgacaggtatgttcCTTTGatacactgagctcctctctcctctctctttccatctgtgtgcatccatgtcccagaaatgcttgttactaacctagctcttgGGAGCTTATTCCCGGAGACCTTATGTTTTTTGTCGcccagttttccttggattaggttGGCACCTAAATCacggttgcagctgtcgccgtggtcctgctccacgccctgctacgctctgcagtgccctgctacgtcctgctacaccctgctacgtcctgctacaccctgctacgtcctgtaacgccctgcagtgccctgctacaccatgaactactacaacgaCTATTTTTAGTCattcaattatctttattgtgactataattgccactgttcatcacacccccaaccggcaccgtcagacaccgcctaccaagagcctgggtctgtccaaggtttctccctaaaaggaagtttttcctcaccactgtcgcattaaatgcttgctcttctactggaattgttgtgtctttgtaaattatagagtgcggtctagacctactctatctgtacagtgtcttgagataactcttgttatgatttgatactataaataaaattgaattgaaattgaattgaattacagttttgaaaaaagtcagcaaGTAAAATGAACCCACCAAAAGAAGCAAGGAACAGAAGAAAGAACATCATAAACAACCTGCAGACACATTTGATAAGAAACTATAAGACTGCAGTGTGTCATTTCCTGATACAGGATATGTTAGATCATATCATGCTTGTTGATCTGCCAGAACGGATGAATAATAATCTGTGATGTGATGTGTACACGGTAGTAGACGTGTGATAGCCGAGTAAACAGGAGACGCTGCAAATCAGTAACAGAGCTGCTGAGCTCAGCTGATGTTTGAACTGGAACTTTTATCACACACAGATCTATTCTGGCATCCCCTTTTGCTGATCAAGCCATTTCTAAGAACACAAACAATCactgcaccctgcaaaagaaaaagaaaaaagcgtcCACCTGAACAGGTCACTCGGTCTGAAGTCATCAAACAGGACTTTTATGTCTACTGTGCACGAACATTCTTTAACTTGCGTGTATGGAACAGTTTCTTTGCAAAGTCAAAAGTTAATAAAAGCAtaatttttagtgcatagacaaaaaaaagaacataaagaAGACTTAAATGCTGATTGAATCTGTATTTAATGGTTGTTGTCATCTACAGAGCTTTCTCAAGACAATACAGAGCTACAATAACTGCACTACCGGTTGTGTATGTGCATCACAATTGACATTCCTTAAATTATATAGTCTGGGATCATGCTCTTTAATTACAGCGTTCAAAAGGGGAGCATTGCATTGCATCGGgcctgttgctgctgctgctgctgctgaccttTAAACTTTTTGTTAACTGTTATAAGTCATCATAACTGCAGTGATTTTATACTGTTGTTTTGCCTCAGATTTTCAAGAACCATCAGTTCTCAAAGAGGCACTGTACAAAAACTTCAATGCCGACCTCTGAATACACTAAATACCAGACTTAATACATAATCAGGCGGCAAGCTCTCTCTACAGTAAATGGTAATGAAGTGAAAAGAGATCAAAGTGGAATTAAAAGTGGAGAAACTGTTCTACCACCCACTGAGATGAATGGACTTTGAAGCAGTCATGTGTGGATGCTGGATTAAATCTGTCAAACATGCAGCAGCTACATAACTGCCTGTATGTCTCTGGTGGCTTGTGATGGCTTGGAAAAGGAAAGGAAGTACAGCATTTATACACCTCAACAAAAGCATCCTCACAAGATGTCATGCATAGTTTTTATAGGAGGGTAAGGTGCACTCATTGGCTTATCATTAGGTGAATATCCGGGCCCACAAAATGACTTCTAGTCCATGATGAACTGATGAAACATGGAAGGATAATGCAGCTTCTTTAGCCCATGTTCTTCTCAATCCCACTTAAAGTGAAGTATGATAAGTTAGTCTTATTTAGGGCTGCCACTAATGATAATTTTGAAAATCCATTAGTGCTCAATCGATTAATTGTTAAACATATTAAATGCCAGAAAATAGTGAACATCACATTTGAAAAGCTGGAAACTGATCATGTTTGGcattttgcttgataaatgattTAAACtattaattaatgaattatcaaaatagttgatgATTCATGCTCAAACGATCGACTTATTGATTGAACAACAAATTCTTTAAGCAGTACTCTTATGATGagtttatataataataataatgaatggtATTATCCACAATAGTAGTACTAGTAGCAGTAATTGTTTAATTATAATGGCACAATATGTTATTTTAGGCATCTTGACTCTATATGTAGATGGAAATATATATTGCATTGCAAGTGTCTCCTTAATTGTCAGTTACTAATGTCACTGTGTTCCTTGTTATGCTATTATGCCAAATCATATTGAAAAGTACATATTTGGTAAACTACGACGAATAAGACAAATACGTTTTCCTTAATAAGTAATGAATATATATTAAACTGTATTATTGGATATATGAGTTGAAATCTTTATAGTGTATTCACGAACAAATAATTGTTATTTAATAGTAGCCTATAtggtagtaatagtagtaaatTAAGTAATTACTACATATAattcagaggtgggtagtaacgagttacatttactccgttacatttacttgagtaagtttttgaaaaaattatacttctaggagtagttttaaatcactatacttcttacttttacttgagtagatatgtgaagaagaaaatgtactcttactccgctacattaggctacaatgagctcgttacttttatttttacctctttggtattctacgcgtcattgtttttatccccgcgtacgcctcattttaatgttttattttgacagagagagagacttccgctagttcaatcaacccagggtttcccaatctagcggcacgtgttcacataaaagaggtgatgtttgcacaacacgaccaatagccacatattttacataagaagagcaaactataattctacataaatatgaagaacacagacacggttttagcctacaggcaaaacgcaatacagtcgctgcttcctaaaacaggatgacagctggcaaaaaaaaaacaactcttatcaatatcacttccccatcagtcaggcacaagatctgaccataattacacttgtactttccataaactgccgttgctttagccttttatttcatttgcaaccctggcagaggtagcgatcgtgagagcaaataaaaaaatataaaaaacataattcaaaccgtaGTGCGCATTACACACGgcaaatatacccatcaggtaATGTTAACGGGgctgtcggtctctaaatgttttttgtatgagcgcactctctctctctctctctctctctctctctctctctctctctctctctctctctctctctctctctctctctctctctttccgcgcaccgagctccgcctgatcttctaagaacggtgacgccgttatcaatggAGTAttgtaggcggtgcttttacaccggttgatctctgatctccaacataacctgctcccgaccaggttaggcgtccagcatgagttaccacggcgattgaacccgataacaagtgatccacctttgtgattgaaagcatgtttaccttagtaaaagtaccaaacagcagctacattaccttgttctagttctgcctgcagagcctggtaaaaaaaagtataaaggtttggaaatttgtgttacttgtgcttatgtattattattttattgattttatt
The genomic region above belongs to Perca fluviatilis chromosome 24, GENO_Pfluv_1.0, whole genome shotgun sequence and contains:
- the LOC120554103 gene encoding gamma-crystallin M2-like, with the translated sequence MEHTGKIFFYEEKNFKGHHYECSGDCHELSTHFQRCNSIRVESGAWVIYERPQYKGYQYVLNRGEYPSYQSWSGFNDTIRSCRLIRHLSSMHKIRIYERPDFSGQMFELSEDLPNLLDHWRYRDIHSAHVQDGCWVFYEHPNYRGRQYLLEKGEYRRYPDWGAQHPSVGSIRRVVDIS